The following proteins come from a genomic window of Pseudomonas sp. MAG733B:
- a CDS encoding I78 family peptidase inhibitor — protein sequence MPWKLASLGTLLAVSLLAGCSTATTESATDPVTTTDTGHSRCEAKAAEFTIGKQASPELLEQARTRAGAQNARFLQPTDMVTLEYRSDRLNLNTDANRVVTRVNCG from the coding sequence ATGCCTTGGAAGCTCGCGTCATTGGGTACTTTGTTGGCCGTTTCCCTGCTGGCGGGTTGCAGCACTGCCACCACCGAGTCGGCAACTGACCCTGTAACGACGACTGACACAGGTCACAGCCGTTGCGAGGCCAAAGCGGCCGAATTCACCATCGGCAAACAGGCTTCACCCGAGTTGCTGGAGCAGGCGCGTACCCGTGCCGGTGCGCAGAACGCGCGATTCCTGCAGCCGACCGACATGGTGACGCTGGAGTACCGCTCCGATCGTCTGAACCTCAACACGGATGCCAATCGGGTCGTCACTCGCGTCAACTGCGGCTGA
- a CDS encoding cold-shock protein: protein MSNRQTGTVKWFNDEKGFGFITPQGGGDDLFVHFKAIESDGFKSLKEGQTVSFVAEKGQKGMQAAQVRPE from the coding sequence ATGTCTAATCGCCAAACCGGCACCGTTAAATGGTTCAACGATGAAAAAGGCTTCGGCTTCATCACTCCTCAAGGTGGCGGTGACGACCTGTTCGTACACTTCAAAGCTATCGAAAGCGACGGTTTCAAAAGCCTGAAAGAAGGCCAAACCGTTTCCTTCGTGGCTGAGAAAGGCCAAAAGGGTATGCAAGCTGCTCAAGTTCGCCCAGAGTAA
- the thrS gene encoding threonine--tRNA ligase codes for MPTITLPDGSQRSFDHPVSIAEVAASIGAGLAKATVAGKVNGKLADASDIIDSDATLQIITPKDEEGLEIIRHSCAHLVGHAVKQLYPTAKMVIGPVIDEGFYYDIAFERPFTPDDLAAIEQRMQQLIEKDYDVIKKVTPRAEVIEVFKARGEDYKLRLVEDMPNEQAMGLYYHEEYVDMCRGPHVPNTRFLKSFKLTKLSGAYWRGDAKNEQLQRVYGTAWADKKQLAAYIQRIEEAEKRDHRKIGKRLGLFHTQEESPGMVFWHPNGWTLYQVLEQYMRKVQRDNGYLEIKTPQVVDRSLWEKSGHWANYADNMFTTQSENRDYAIKPMNCPCHVQVFNQGLKSYRELPMRLAEFGACHRNEPSGALHGIMRVRAFTQDDAHIFCTEEQMQAESAAFIKLTMDVYADFGFKDVEMKLSTRPEKRVGSDELWDRAEAALAAALDSAGLPYDLQPGEGAFYGPKIEFSLKDCLGRVWQCGTLQLDFNLPVRLGAEYVSEDNSRKHPVMLHRAILGSFERFVGILIEHYEGAFPAWLAPTQAVIMNITDKQADFAAEVEKTLNESGFRAKSDLRNEKIGFKIREHTLLKVPYLLVIGDREVEMQTVAVRTREGADLGSMPVAQFAEFLAQAVSRRGRPDSE; via the coding sequence ATGCCAACTATTACTCTTCCCGACGGCAGTCAACGTTCATTCGATCACCCGGTTTCCATCGCCGAGGTCGCCGCATCCATTGGTGCCGGTTTGGCCAAGGCCACCGTGGCCGGCAAGGTCAATGGCAAACTGGCTGACGCCAGCGACATCATCGACAGCGACGCTACGCTTCAAATCATTACGCCAAAGGATGAAGAGGGGCTGGAGATCATTCGCCACTCTTGCGCTCACCTGGTTGGCCATGCGGTCAAGCAGCTGTATCCGACCGCCAAAATGGTCATCGGCCCGGTCATCGACGAAGGCTTCTATTACGACATCGCCTTCGAGCGTCCTTTCACTCCGGACGACCTGGCGGCCATCGAACAGCGCATGCAGCAGCTGATCGAGAAAGATTACGACGTGATCAAGAAAGTCACTCCGCGCGCCGAAGTGATCGAAGTGTTCAAGGCCCGTGGCGAAGACTACAAGTTGCGCCTGGTCGAGGACATGCCGAACGAACAGGCCATGGGCCTGTACTATCACGAAGAATACGTCGACATGTGCCGCGGTCCGCACGTGCCGAACACGCGTTTCCTGAAATCCTTCAAGCTGACCAAGCTGTCCGGCGCCTACTGGCGCGGCGATGCCAAGAACGAGCAGTTGCAGCGCGTTTACGGCACCGCTTGGGCTGACAAGAAGCAGCTGGCGGCCTACATCCAGCGCATCGAGGAAGCCGAGAAGCGCGATCACCGCAAGATCGGCAAACGCCTGGGCCTGTTCCACACCCAGGAAGAGTCGCCGGGCATGGTGTTCTGGCACCCGAACGGCTGGACTCTGTACCAGGTGCTCGAGCAGTACATGCGCAAGGTTCAGCGCGACAACGGCTACCTTGAGATCAAGACGCCTCAGGTCGTTGACCGCAGCCTGTGGGAGAAATCCGGGCACTGGGCCAACTACGCCGACAACATGTTCACCACCCAGTCGGAAAACCGCGACTACGCCATCAAGCCAATGAACTGCCCTTGCCACGTGCAGGTGTTCAATCAGGGCCTGAAAAGCTACCGCGAGTTGCCGATGCGTCTGGCCGAATTCGGTGCCTGCCACCGTAACGAGCCATCGGGTGCGCTGCACGGCATCATGCGCGTGCGTGCATTCACTCAGGATGACGCCCACATCTTCTGCACCGAAGAGCAGATGCAGGCCGAATCCGCGGCGTTCATCAAGCTGACCATGGACGTTTACGCCGACTTCGGCTTCAAAGATGTCGAGATGAAGCTGTCCACTCGTCCGGAAAAACGCGTCGGTTCCGACGAGTTGTGGGATCGAGCCGAAGCTGCATTGGCTGCAGCCCTTGATAGCGCTGGCCTGCCGTACGATCTGCAGCCGGGCGAGGGTGCGTTCTACGGTCCGAAGATCGAGTTCTCGCTGAAAGATTGCCTTGGTCGCGTCTGGCAGTGTGGTACCCTGCAGCTCGATTTTAACCTGCCTGTCCGTCTGGGAGCCGAATACGTCTCCGAAGACAACAGTCGCAAGCACCCGGTGATGTTGCACCGGGCGATCCTGGGCTCCTTCGAACGTTTCGTCGGAATCCTGATCGAGCACTACGAGGGTGCATTCCCCGCGTGGCTGGCTCCGACCCAGGCAGTGATCATGAATATCACTGATAAACAGGCCGATTTTGCCGCCGAGGTTGAAAAAACCCTCAACGAAAGCGGATTTCGTGCCAAGTCTGACTTGAGAAATGAAAAGATCGGCTTTAAAATCCGCGAGCATACTTTGCTCAAGGTTCCTTATCTCTTGGTTATCGGAGATCGGGAAGTCGAGATGCAGACTGTCGCTGTGCGTACTCGTGAAGGTGCTGACCTGGGCTCGATGCCCGTCGCCCAGTTCGCTGAGTTTCTCGCGCAAGCGGTTTCCCGGCGTGGTCGCCCAGATTCGGAGTAA
- the infC gene encoding translation initiation factor IF-3, giving the protein MTIKREMRQDKRAAPKAPINENISAREVRLIGAEGEQLGIVSIEDALLKAEEAKLDLVEISADAVPPVCKLMDYGKSIFEKKKQVAAAKKNQKQIQVKEIKFRPGTEEGDYQVKLRNLVRFLSDGDRAKVSLRFRGREMAHQELGMELLKRVEGDLLEYGSVEQHPKMEGRQLIMVIAPKKKK; this is encoded by the coding sequence ATTACTATTAAGCGTGAAATGAGACAAGATAAACGAGCTGCACCGAAAGCCCCGATCAACGAGAATATCTCGGCACGCGAGGTTCGGTTAATTGGGGCTGAAGGTGAACAGCTTGGGATTGTGTCAATTGAAGACGCGCTTCTTAAGGCTGAAGAGGCCAAACTGGATCTGGTGGAGATTTCCGCCGATGCAGTACCCCCTGTTTGCAAACTGATGGACTACGGCAAATCGATCTTCGAGAAGAAGAAGCAGGTTGCCGCGGCCAAGAAAAACCAGAAGCAGATTCAGGTAAAAGAAATCAAGTTTCGTCCAGGGACGGAGGAAGGGGATTACCAGGTAAAACTGCGCAACCTGGTACGTTTCCTGAGTGACGGGGACAGGGCCAAGGTATCCTTGCGATTCCGCGGCCGTGAGATGGCCCACCAGGAGCTGGGGATGGAACTCCTCAAGCGAGTTGAAGGTGACTTGCTCGAGTACGGTTCGGTCGAACAGCATCCTAAGATGGAAGGACGCCAGCTGATTATGGTCATCGCCCCGAAAAAGAAGAAGTAA
- the rpmI gene encoding 50S ribosomal protein L35, with the protein MPKMKTKSGAAKRFLKTANGIKHKHAFKSHILTKMSTKRKRQLRGSSLLHPSDVAKVERMLRLR; encoded by the coding sequence ATGCCAAAAATGAAGACCAAAAGTGGTGCTGCTAAGCGGTTTCTGAAAACTGCTAACGGTATCAAGCACAAGCACGCTTTCAAGAGCCACATCCTGACCAAAATGTCGACCAAGCGTAAGCGTCAACTGCGCGGTAGCAGCTTGCTGCATCCGTCTGACGTGGCAAAAGTCGAGCGCATGCTGCGCCTTCGTTAA
- the rplT gene encoding 50S ribosomal protein L20, whose translation MARVKRGVIARKRHKKILKLAKGYYGARSRVFRVAKQAVIKAGQYAYRDRRQKKRQFRALWIARINAGARINGLSYSRFIAGLKKASIEIDRKVLADLAVNEKAAFAAIVEKAKATLA comes from the coding sequence ATGGCTCGTGTAAAGCGTGGCGTCATTGCCCGTAAGCGTCACAAAAAAATTCTGAAACTTGCTAAAGGCTACTACGGCGCACGCTCGCGCGTATTCCGTGTTGCCAAGCAAGCGGTAATCAAGGCAGGCCAATACGCCTACCGTGACCGTCGTCAGAAAAAACGTCAGTTCCGCGCTCTGTGGATCGCTCGTATCAACGCTGGTGCTCGTATCAACGGTCTGTCCTACAGCCGTTTCATCGCCGGCCTGAAAAAAGCGTCCATCGAGATCGACCGTAAGGTTCTGGCTGATCTGGCAGTGAACGAAAAAGCGGCGTTTGCTGCGATTGTCGAGAAAGCTAAAGCCACCTTGGCTTAA
- the pheS gene encoding phenylalanine--tRNA ligase subunit alpha, translated as MENLDALVSQALEAVQSAEDINALEQIRVHYLGKKGELTQVMKTLGNLPAEERPQVGALINVAKERVTDALNARKALFEEADLAAKLSAESIDVTLPGRGQTSGGLHPVTRTLERIEQFFTHIGYGIAEGPEVEDDYHNFEALNIPGHHPARSMHDTFYFNANMLLRTHTSPVQVRTMESKQPPIRIVCPGRVYRSDSDITHSPMFHQVEGLLVDRDINFADLKGTIEEFLRVFFEKELAVRFRPSYFPFTEPSAEVDMECVMCSGKGCRVCKQTGWLEVMGCGMVHPNVLRMSGIDPEEFSGFAFGMGVERLAMLRYGVNDLRLFFDNDLRFLAQFR; from the coding sequence ATGGAAAACCTGGATGCGCTCGTCTCTCAAGCACTAGAGGCTGTGCAAAGCGCTGAAGATATCAATGCCCTGGAGCAAATCCGGGTTCACTACCTTGGCAAGAAAGGTGAATTGACTCAGGTGATGAAGACCCTGGGGAATTTGCCGGCAGAAGAGCGTCCGCAAGTCGGTGCGCTGATCAACGTTGCCAAGGAACGTGTCACAGACGCTCTCAATGCGCGCAAGGCGTTGTTTGAAGAGGCCGACCTGGCCGCCAAACTGTCCGCCGAGTCCATTGACGTGACCCTGCCGGGCCGCGGTCAGACCTCCGGTGGTCTGCATCCGGTTACCCGCACTCTGGAACGTATCGAACAATTCTTCACCCACATCGGCTACGGCATCGCCGAAGGCCCTGAGGTCGAAGACGATTATCACAACTTCGAAGCGCTCAACATCCCAGGCCATCACCCGGCCCGGTCGATGCATGACACCTTCTATTTCAATGCCAACATGTTGCTGCGCACCCATACCTCGCCGGTACAGGTCCGCACCATGGAGTCGAAGCAGCCGCCGATCCGCATCGTCTGCCCAGGCCGCGTATACCGTAGCGACTCGGATATCACCCATTCGCCGATGTTCCACCAGGTCGAAGGCCTGCTGGTTGATCGCGACATCAATTTCGCCGATCTCAAAGGCACCATCGAAGAATTCCTGCGTGTGTTCTTCGAAAAAGAACTGGCTGTGCGTTTCCGCCCTTCGTACTTCCCGTTCACCGAGCCATCCGCTGAAGTCGACATGGAATGCGTGATGTGCAGCGGTAAAGGCTGCCGCGTCTGCAAGCAGACTGGCTGGCTGGAAGTCATGGGCTGCGGCATGGTTCACCCGAACGTGCTGCGCATGTCCGGCATCGATCCGGAAGAGTTCTCCGGCTTTGCTTTCGGCATGGGCGTTGAGCGTCTGGCCATGCTGCGTTACGGCGTGAACGACTTGCGTCTGTTCTTCGACAACGACTTGCGGTTCCTCGCGCAATTTCGCTAG
- the pheT gene encoding phenylalanine--tRNA ligase subunit beta encodes MKFSEQWLRGWVSPQVSRDELVARLSMAGLEVDSVTPAAGVFSGVIVGEVLSTEQHPDADKLRVCQVSNGSETFQVVCGAPNVRPGLKIPFATIGAELPGDFKIKKAKLRGVESNGMLCSQAELQVGEGNDGLMELPADAPVGQDIREYLNLDDASIEVDLTPNRGDCLSLAGLAREVGALYAAQVTRPVVASVPPVHDEVRSVEVLAPAACPRYLGRVIRNVDLSKPTPLWMVERLRRADVRSIDAAVDITNYVMLELGQPLHAFDLAEINGGIRVRMAEEGEKLVLLDGQEVSLRSDTLVIADHTRALAIAGVMGGEHSGVNTATTRDIFLESAFFDQIAVAGKARSYGLHTDASHRYERGVDWQLAREAMERATGLLLEITGGEAGPIIETVSEQHLPSIAPVTLRAQRITQMLGMEMDSAEVERLLSALGLTITADGAGQWRVEVPSHRFDISLEVDLIEELARLYGYNRLPVRYPQARLAPQAKAEARSDLPELRRLLVARGYQEAITYSFIDPKQFELFNPGVEPLLLANPISNDMAAMRSSLWPGLVKALQHNLNRQQDRVRLFESGLRFVGQLEGLKQEPMLAGVVCGSRLPEGWAQGRDTVDFFDVKADVEAVLGFAGALDAFTFVPGKHPALHPGQTARIEREGRLVGFVGAIHPELSKTLGLDRPVFVFEMVLAEVASGKMPKFHELSRFPEVRRDLALIAYKDVAASAVLDVIRENAGEWLTDLRLFDVYQGKGIDPDRKSLAVGLTWQHPSRTLNDDEVNNTTQNILTSLEQRLNATLRK; translated from the coding sequence ATGAAATTCAGTGAACAATGGCTGCGTGGCTGGGTTAGCCCGCAGGTAAGTCGCGACGAGCTGGTTGCTCGTCTGTCGATGGCCGGTCTTGAGGTCGATAGCGTTACGCCGGCCGCCGGTGTTTTCAGTGGCGTGATCGTGGGTGAGGTGCTCAGCACCGAACAGCACCCGGACGCCGACAAGCTGCGCGTTTGCCAGGTCAGCAATGGCTCGGAGACTTTCCAGGTCGTGTGCGGTGCGCCGAACGTGCGCCCGGGCCTGAAGATCCCGTTCGCCACCATCGGTGCCGAACTGCCGGGCGACTTCAAGATCAAGAAAGCCAAGCTGCGGGGCGTCGAGTCCAACGGCATGCTGTGCTCGCAAGCCGAACTGCAAGTGGGTGAAGGCAACGATGGCCTGATGGAACTGCCGGCCGATGCGCCAGTGGGTCAGGACATTCGTGAGTACCTGAATCTGGACGACGCCAGCATCGAGGTCGATCTGACCCCGAACCGCGGCGACTGCCTGTCCCTGGCCGGTCTGGCCCGTGAAGTCGGCGCGCTGTATGCCGCTCAGGTTACTCGTCCAGTGGTTGCCAGTGTTCCGCCGGTGCACGACGAAGTGCGTTCGGTAGAAGTACTGGCCCCGGCTGCGTGCCCGCGTTACCTGGGTCGCGTAATCCGAAACGTTGACCTGTCCAAGCCAACACCGCTGTGGATGGTCGAGCGTCTGCGTCGTGCCGACGTGCGCAGCATCGATGCTGCCGTCGACATCACCAACTACGTGATGCTCGAGCTGGGTCAGCCGCTGCATGCCTTCGATCTTGCCGAAATCAATGGCGGCATCCGCGTGCGCATGGCCGAAGAAGGCGAGAAGCTGGTTCTACTCGACGGTCAGGAAGTCAGCCTGCGTAGCGATACGCTGGTCATCGCCGACCACACCCGCGCTCTGGCCATTGCCGGTGTCATGGGTGGCGAGCACAGCGGCGTCAATACCGCGACCACTCGCGATATTTTCCTGGAAAGCGCGTTCTTCGATCAGATCGCCGTTGCTGGCAAGGCTCGTTCCTACGGCCTGCACACCGACGCCTCGCATCGCTACGAGCGTGGCGTGGACTGGCAACTGGCCCGTGAAGCCATGGAGCGCGCCACTGGCCTGCTGCTGGAAATCACCGGTGGCGAAGCCGGCCCGATCATCGAAACCGTCAGCGAACAGCACTTGCCGTCGATCGCGCCGGTTACCCTCCGCGCTCAACGCATCACCCAGATGCTGGGCATGGAAATGGATTCGGCTGAAGTCGAGCGTCTGCTCAGCGCTTTGGGCCTGACCATTACTGCCGACGGGGCAGGGCAGTGGCGCGTTGAAGTGCCAAGCCATCGTTTCGATATCAGCCTCGAAGTCGACCTGATCGAAGAACTGGCTCGCCTCTACGGCTACAACCGCCTGCCGGTTCGTTACCCGCAAGCGCGTCTGGCGCCGCAAGCCAAGGCTGAAGCCCGCAGCGATCTGCCTGAACTGCGCCGCCTGCTGGTCGCCCGTGGTTATCAGGAAGCGATCACCTACAGCTTCATCGATCCGAAACAGTTCGAACTGTTTAATCCGGGTGTCGAGCCGTTGCTGCTGGCCAACCCGATTTCCAACGACATGGCGGCCATGCGTTCGTCCTTGTGGCCTGGTCTGGTCAAGGCGCTTCAGCACAACCTGAACCGTCAACAGGATCGCGTACGTCTGTTCGAAAGCGGTCTGCGTTTCGTTGGTCAGCTCGAAGGCCTGAAGCAAGAGCCGATGCTGGCTGGTGTGGTTTGCGGTAGCCGCTTGCCGGAAGGCTGGGCGCAAGGTCGCGACACCGTGGACTTCTTCGACGTCAAGGCTGACGTGGAAGCGGTACTGGGCTTCGCCGGTGCTCTGGATGCGTTCACTTTCGTGCCGGGCAAACACCCGGCGTTGCACCCGGGGCAAACCGCGCGCATCGAGCGTGAAGGTCGTCTGGTTGGCTTCGTTGGCGCTATCCACCCTGAATTGTCGAAAACCCTGGGCCTGGATCGTCCGGTCTTCGTTTTTGAGATGGTTCTGGCGGAAGTGGCTTCGGGCAAAATGCCTAAATTCCACGAGTTGTCGCGCTTTCCTGAAGTGCGTCGTGACCTCGCACTGATTGCATACAAAGACGTTGCAGCCTCGGCTGTACTGGACGTAATCCGTGAAAATGCAGGCGAATGGCTGACAGACCTCAGGCTATTTGACGTATATCAGGGTAAAGGCATTGATCCTGATAGAAAAAGCCTTGCAGTCGGCTTGACCTGGCAGCATCCATCGCGCACTCTTAATGACGATGAGGTGAATAATACGACGCAAAATATCCTCACCTCGCTCGAACAAAGGTTGAACGCCACGTTAAGGAAGTGA
- the ihfA gene encoding integration host factor subunit alpha: MGALTKAEMAERLYEELGLNKREAKELVELFFEEIRHALEDNEQVKLSGFGNFDLRDKRQRPGRNPKTGEEIPITARRVVTFRPGQKLKARVEAYAGTKS, translated from the coding sequence ATGGGGGCTTTGACGAAAGCTGAGATGGCGGAACGTCTGTATGAAGAGCTGGGCCTGAACAAGCGGGAAGCCAAGGAATTGGTCGAACTGTTTTTCGAGGAAATCAGGCACGCTCTTGAAGACAACGAACAGGTGAAATTGTCCGGTTTCGGCAATTTCGACCTTCGGGACAAACGCCAGCGGCCTGGCCGCAATCCGAAAACGGGAGAAGAAATCCCGATCACGGCTCGCCGTGTGGTCACCTTTCGTCCAGGGCAGAAGTTGAAGGCCCGAGTTGAGGCTTATGCTGGAACCAAGTCATAA
- a CDS encoding MerR family transcriptional regulator: MLEPSHNDELPVIPGKRYFTIGEVSELCAVKPHVLRYWEQEFPQLNPVKRRGNRRYYQRQDVLMIRQIRALLYDQGFTIGGARLRLSGDEAKDDTTQYKQMIRQMIAELEDVLVVLKK, encoded by the coding sequence ATGCTGGAACCAAGTCATAACGACGAGCTACCCGTCATCCCAGGCAAACGCTACTTCACCATTGGTGAAGTTAGCGAGCTGTGTGCGGTAAAACCGCACGTACTGCGCTATTGGGAGCAGGAGTTTCCTCAACTCAACCCCGTCAAACGCCGCGGAAACCGCCGGTATTATCAGCGCCAGGACGTGCTGATGATCCGGCAAATCCGCGCGCTCCTTTACGATCAGGGTTTCACCATCGGCGGCGCGCGCTTGCGTTTGTCCGGTGACGAAGCCAAAGACGACACCACCCAATACAAACAAATGATCCGCCAGATGATCGCCGAGCTGGAAGATGTTCTGGTGGTCCTCAAGAAATAA
- a CDS encoding helix-turn-helix domain-containing protein yields MDDRWLSVDEIADYLGVAKDTIYTWVTSKGMPGHKVGRFWKFKKEDVDAWVREGGAASSSDDFDDKGARNA; encoded by the coding sequence ATGGACGACCGCTGGCTCTCCGTCGATGAAATCGCCGATTACCTCGGTGTGGCCAAAGACACCATCTACACCTGGGTGACCTCCAAAGGCATGCCGGGGCACAAGGTTGGGCGCTTTTGGAAATTCAAGAAGGAAGACGTGGACGCCTGGGTACGAGAGGGCGGTGCCGCTTCCAGTAGTGATGACTTTGATGACAAGGGGGCGCGCAATGCCTAA